One part of the Thermodesulfovibrio sp. 3462-1 genome encodes these proteins:
- a CDS encoding glycine--tRNA ligase subunit alpha: MYFQDIIFTLNKYWAEKGCVILQPYDIEVGAGTFHSATFFKVLGTEHWRTGYVQPCRRPTDGRYGENPNRLGQYYQYQVILKPSPANSQEIYLESLKALGIELNRHDIRFVEDDWESPTLGAWGLGWEVWLDGMEITQFTYFQQVGGIDLNPVSVEITYGLERIAMYLQEVDNVFDIKWNEKFTYGQIHRDSEIEFSYFNFDYSDPALIKKHFDDFEKESRRMLDLGLLLPAYEFCLKCSHMFNLLDARGVLSVAERTNYIARVRALAKACAEFYLKKRSTNESAF; the protein is encoded by the coding sequence ATGTATTTTCAAGATATAATTTTTACACTAAACAAATACTGGGCAGAAAAAGGATGTGTGATACTGCAGCCCTATGACATTGAGGTTGGAGCAGGAACTTTTCATAGTGCAACTTTTTTTAAAGTTCTGGGCACAGAGCACTGGCGTACAGGATATGTTCAACCATGTCGAAGACCTACAGATGGAAGATATGGAGAAAATCCAAATAGACTCGGACAGTATTATCAGTATCAGGTTATTTTAAAGCCATCACCTGCGAATTCTCAGGAGATTTACCTTGAAAGCCTGAAAGCTCTTGGTATAGAGCTTAACAGGCATGATATAAGATTTGTAGAAGATGACTGGGAATCTCCAACTCTTGGTGCATGGGGACTTGGATGGGAAGTATGGCTTGATGGAATGGAAATAACTCAGTTTACCTATTTTCAGCAGGTAGGAGGAATTGATTTAAATCCTGTTTCTGTTGAAATAACCTATGGGCTTGAGAGAATTGCCATGTATTTACAGGAAGTAGACAATGTGTTTGATATTAAGTGGAATGAAAAATTTACCTATGGACAGATTCATCGTGACTCTGAAATAGAATTCTCCTATTTTAATTTTGATTATTCTGATCCAGCATTAATAAAAAAACATTTTGATGATTTTGAAAAAGAATCAAGAAGAATGCTTGATTTGGGGCTTCTTTTGCCTGCCTATGAATTCTGTCTTAAGTGTTCTCACATGTTTAATCTTCTTGATGCAAGGGGAGTTTTATCAGTAGCAGAAAGAACGAATTATATAGCAAGGGTAAGGGCTCTTGCAAAGGCTTGTGCAGAATTTTATTTAAAAAAGAGGTCTACAAATGAATCTGCTTTTTGA
- a CDS encoding cobyrinate a,c-diamide synthase, with protein MYPRILIAGIRGGAGKTTVALSVISLLVNKGLNVIAFKKGPDYIDSGWLSLFSKNPCYNLDTFMIPPERVIKSFIERAKGDISVIEGNRGLYDGLDTEGTVSSAELAKLLKCPVILLVDCTKITRSVAAIIQGFVNFDREVPIKAVLLNQVANARHEKIIKQSIERYCNIEIVGSIPRFKNIKMPERHMGLLPHHEHEQLKEAKQFIEKASHYIDIEKIIKIAKEVEPLYLNLIEDSESFDGKGLKIGVIRDRVFQFYYEENLEELKKTGASIVLINSLEDRALPDIDALYIGGGFPETNVKYLIKNSSLMHDIKEKSEMGLPIYAECGGLMYLCKILITEEGSFPMTGVFPLTLKMFKKPQAHGYTVAIAEKGNPFFNPETEIKGHEFHYSKVIDYEEIPKMCFKMKRGQGIIDGMDGACYKNTLGTYVHIHALGCPHWIEGILKKAKSYKEMKNV; from the coding sequence ATGTATCCAAGAATTCTTATAGCAGGCATTCGTGGTGGAGCAGGAAAAACAACTGTAGCTCTTTCAGTAATCTCACTTCTTGTTAATAAAGGATTAAATGTCATTGCCTTTAAAAAAGGTCCTGACTATATAGACAGTGGCTGGTTAAGTCTTTTTTCAAAAAATCCATGTTACAACCTTGATACATTCATGATTCCTCCTGAAAGAGTGATTAAATCTTTTATTGAAAGAGCAAAAGGAGATATCTCTGTCATAGAAGGAAATAGAGGACTTTATGATGGACTTGATACTGAAGGCACAGTTTCTTCAGCAGAATTGGCAAAACTTTTAAAATGTCCTGTTATTTTACTTGTAGACTGCACAAAAATAACTCGTTCAGTAGCTGCGATTATTCAGGGTTTTGTTAATTTTGACAGAGAAGTTCCAATAAAGGCGGTTTTATTGAATCAGGTTGCCAATGCAAGACATGAAAAAATTATTAAACAATCAATAGAAAGATACTGTAATATTGAAATTGTTGGTTCAATTCCTCGTTTCAAAAATATTAAAATGCCGGAAAGACATATGGGGCTTTTACCCCACCATGAACATGAACAACTCAAAGAAGCAAAACAGTTTATAGAAAAAGCTTCTCACTATATTGATATAGAAAAAATTATCAAAATCGCAAAAGAAGTTGAACCATTGTATTTAAATCTTATTGAAGATTCAGAATCTTTTGATGGAAAGGGATTAAAAATCGGCGTTATAAGAGATAGAGTTTTTCAATTCTATTATGAAGAAAACCTGGAAGAACTTAAAAAAACAGGAGCTTCTATTGTTTTAATTAACTCCTTAGAAGATAGAGCCTTACCGGATATTGATGCTCTTTATATTGGTGGAGGCTTTCCAGAGACCAATGTTAAATATCTTATTAAAAATTCTTCTCTTATGCATGACATCAAGGAAAAATCAGAAATGGGGCTTCCAATATATGCTGAATGCGGTGGATTAATGTATCTCTGTAAAATTCTAATTACTGAAGAAGGAAGTTTTCCAATGACAGGAGTTTTTCCTTTAACACTTAAAATGTTTAAAAAACCTCAAGCACACGGATATACAGTTGCAATAGCAGAAAAGGGCAATCCATTTTTTAATCCTGAAACAGAAATAAAAGGACACGAATTTCACTACTCAAAAGTTATAGATTACGAGGAGATACCGAAAATGTGTTTTAAAATGAAAAGAGGACAAGGCATAATTGATGGAATGGATGGTGCCTGTTATAAAAATACGCTTGGAACATATGTTCATATTCATGCTCTTGGATGTCCTCATTGGATTGAAGGTATTTTAAAAAAAGCAAAATCTTATAAGGAGATGAAAAATGTATAA
- a CDS encoding DVU0298 family protein — MTEFGEIIYGECECGAIYVCEPTGHNQGEALVNAMFIASPQGIDNIELGVNYEIRQRDYDLRTHQYVYIKSFLFSGKLFFIKAITKEVRTRMQEKIKMNRKDFISLLEKDDFETIEKASLQDKNIFRWIFSLSYDKENILSWKAVEAMGHVAKAYIEAQDIETLRNTIRKLLWSMTDESGGTGWRAAELIGEIIYAEPSLFDDIIPILWSQRQEESFLESVLRSMIKLSKKVDLNKYILINDNELQNLLHHEKDEVRALTAILINKIKSPVPVPEDIKELMLSVYTRGNIIKLKIFKAEKFL; from the coding sequence ATGACTGAATTTGGTGAAATAATTTATGGTGAATGCGAATGTGGTGCCATATATGTATGTGAACCAACAGGACATAATCAGGGAGAAGCGTTAGTAAATGCTATGTTTATTGCCTCACCCCAGGGCATAGATAACATTGAATTAGGTGTAAACTATGAAATAAGACAAAGAGATTATGATCTGAGAACTCATCAGTATGTGTATATTAAAAGCTTTCTTTTCAGCGGAAAACTTTTTTTCATCAAAGCAATAACAAAGGAAGTAAGAACAAGAATGCAAGAAAAAATTAAAATGAACAGAAAAGACTTTATTTCTCTTCTGGAAAAAGATGATTTTGAAACAATTGAAAAAGCATCTTTACAGGATAAAAACATATTCCGCTGGATATTTTCATTATCATATGATAAAGAAAATATCCTATCATGGAAAGCAGTTGAAGCGATGGGACATGTAGCAAAGGCATATATTGAAGCTCAGGATATAGAGACATTAAGAAATACTATAAGAAAACTTTTGTGGTCAATGACAGATGAATCAGGAGGCACAGGATGGAGAGCAGCTGAATTAATTGGAGAGATAATCTATGCTGAGCCTTCGCTCTTTGATGATATAATTCCAATCCTCTGGTCACAAAGACAAGAAGAAAGCTTTCTTGAAAGCGTCTTAAGAAGTATGATTAAGCTTTCAAAAAAAGTTGATTTAAATAAATACATTCTAATAAATGATAATGAATTGCAAAATCTTCTACATCATGAAAAAGATGAAGTCAGAGCTCTTACGGCAATTTTAATTAACAAAATTAAAAGTCCTGTCCCTGTTCCAGAAGATATTAAAGAACTAATGTTATCGGTTTATACCAGGGGCAATATAATTAAACTTAAAATCTTTAAAGCTGAAAAATTTTTATAA